A part of Paenarthrobacter sp. A20 genomic DNA contains:
- a CDS encoding sigma-70 family RNA polymerase sigma factor: MPLDEDVVAAIYRDHGTALKRFVLSCTSDAHQADDVVQETILKVWQHAPQITGSLRSYLFRTARNVIIDNYRKAQRRPVEAGEQDLPDHAARERVDELLNRVLMEEALLRLSHEHREVLVALHYQRFTVSEAALQLNIPAGTVKSRAFYAVKALRTILDEMGVER, from the coding sequence ATGCCGTTGGACGAGGACGTCGTGGCAGCGATCTATCGTGACCACGGCACTGCACTGAAACGCTTCGTTCTCAGCTGCACATCCGATGCCCACCAGGCCGACGACGTCGTGCAGGAAACCATCCTCAAGGTGTGGCAGCACGCCCCGCAAATCACGGGAAGCTTGCGAAGCTACCTCTTCCGGACGGCGCGGAACGTCATCATCGACAACTATCGGAAAGCGCAGCGTCGCCCTGTCGAAGCCGGTGAGCAGGACCTTCCGGATCATGCGGCGAGGGAACGCGTCGACGAACTCCTGAACCGGGTGCTCATGGAAGAGGCGTTGCTCCGGCTCAGTCACGAGCACCGTGAGGTCCTGGTGGCCCTTCACTACCAACGATTCACCGTCAGCGAGGCAGCGCTGCAGCTGAACATCCCGGCGGGAACCGTGAAATCCCGGGCTTTCTATGCTGTGAAAGCCCTCCGAACAATCCTTGATGAAATGGGGGTGGAACGATGA